From Chryseobacterium salivictor, a single genomic window includes:
- a CDS encoding trypsin-like peptidase domain-containing protein codes for MRNTLKKLIPYAVVGVMSGATTFGAFNYFNVKNHDSDFNYFAPKTSDAKYASFNMAGVGDDFVKAAKMTVPAVVSIKNFSNKKSRTSDQDMFDFFFNPFGGNPRQQQQAPPPNMPTGMGSGVIISPDGYIISNNHVIAGATKLEVVLSNKKSYVANLVGTDPTTDIALLKIEEKGLPYLNFANSDNVEVGQWVLAVGNPMGLNSTVTAGIVSAKGRSIDLLSQQSKSPIESFIQTDAAINPGNSGGALVNPNGELIGINSAISSKTGYYEGYGFAVPSNLARKVVEDIKQFGLVQRGFLGVVPLDLSDERTVAAYNQQKKSNLKSGDGVYLIEVADKGGAEDAGLRTGDIITKVDNTAVSSYYDLSFAVGSKRPGDKVAVSYLRNGKQSTVNVTLKDQTGGTSLRSKADLSVTEKIGSEFEPLSEKFKTDYGLTSGVIAKNVQDGSEMSKIGIVDNYIVIEVNGKPVNSQKDIEKILQGYSGNVQVKYVDEMGRITTRGFKMP; via the coding sequence ATGAGAAACACCTTAAAAAAACTGATTCCGTATGCAGTAGTAGGAGTAATGTCTGGAGCCACAACCTTTGGCGCATTCAATTACTTTAATGTAAAAAACCATGATTCAGATTTTAATTATTTTGCTCCCAAGACAAGCGATGCAAAATACGCCTCTTTTAATATGGCGGGAGTAGGCGATGACTTCGTGAAAGCTGCCAAAATGACAGTTCCAGCCGTAGTGAGTATCAAAAACTTTTCCAACAAAAAAAGCAGAACAAGTGATCAGGATATGTTTGATTTCTTTTTCAATCCTTTTGGCGGAAATCCAAGACAGCAGCAACAGGCTCCGCCGCCTAATATGCCTACCGGAATGGGTTCTGGAGTAATCATTTCGCCGGACGGTTATATTATTTCTAACAACCATGTAATTGCCGGTGCAACCAAATTAGAAGTCGTTCTTTCTAACAAGAAGTCTTATGTTGCCAATTTGGTAGGTACGGATCCTACCACCGATATCGCCCTTTTAAAAATCGAGGAAAAAGGATTGCCTTACCTTAATTTTGCGAATTCCGATAATGTAGAAGTCGGGCAATGGGTTTTAGCAGTCGGAAATCCGATGGGTTTAAATTCTACGGTTACCGCAGGGATTGTTTCTGCAAAAGGACGAAGTATCGATTTGCTCAGCCAGCAGTCTAAATCGCCGATTGAAAGCTTTATTCAGACCGATGCGGCCATTAATCCGGGAAATTCAGGTGGAGCGCTGGTTAATCCGAATGGTGAATTGATCGGGATTAATTCTGCGATCTCTTCCAAAACCGGTTATTATGAAGGGTACGGTTTTGCGGTACCATCGAATTTAGCAAGAAAAGTAGTTGAAGATATCAAACAGTTTGGATTGGTACAGAGAGGATTTTTGGGCGTAGTGCCTTTGGATCTTTCCGATGAAAGAACTGTTGCCGCCTACAATCAGCAGAAAAAAAGCAATCTGAAAAGTGGGGACGGTGTTTATTTAATTGAAGTTGCCGATAAAGGGGGAGCTGAAGATGCCGGTTTAAGAACGGGTGATATTATTACCAAAGTTGATAATACGGCGGTTTCCAGTTATTATGACCTGTCCTTTGCGGTAGGAAGTAAAAGACCAGGCGATAAAGTAGCAGTCAGTTATCTGCGTAACGGAAAACAAAGCACCGTAAATGTGACTTTGAAAGACCAGACAGGGGGAACTTCACTGAGAAGCAAGGCGGATTTAAGTGTTACCGAGAAAATCGGCTCAGAATTCGAACCATTAAGTGAAAAATTCAAAACCGATTATGGTTTAACCAGTGGCGTTATTGCCAAAAATGTACAGGATGGCAGTGAAATGTCGAAAATCGGAATTGTCGATAATTACATCGTCATCGAAGTGAACGGTAAACCCGTGAATTCCCAAAAAGACATTGAGAAAATTCTGCAGGGTTACAGCGGAAACGTACAGGTGAAATATGTTGACGAAATGGGCAGAATTACGACAAGAGGATTCAAAATGCCTTAA
- a CDS encoding copper homeostasis protein CutC, with product MLEIACFEVTSAETACQSMADRIEFCDNQELGGTTPDFYEFLHLKRNYKMPVYVMIRPKGGPFFYSEDEFVQMKNSIITFKEGGADGFVFGVLTSDNEIDVVRNKELLELAGETPCTFHRAFDRTADLEKSIQTLIKLGFKTVLTSGGKPTAMEGKEMLKTLIEKYSDQIEILIGGGVRSKNILELKKFTGGKSFHSSAIKDYDTFVTDDEIKKLKLLSS from the coding sequence ATGTTAGAAATTGCCTGTTTTGAAGTGACCTCTGCGGAAACCGCCTGCCAGTCGATGGCGGATCGAATCGAATTCTGTGATAATCAGGAGCTCGGCGGTACCACTCCCGACTTCTACGAATTTTTGCATCTCAAAAGAAATTATAAAATGCCTGTTTATGTGATGATCCGTCCCAAAGGTGGGCCTTTCTTTTATTCTGAGGATGAATTTGTTCAGATGAAAAACAGTATTATCACTTTTAAAGAAGGAGGAGCAGACGGTTTTGTGTTTGGGGTATTGACTTCTGACAACGAAATTGACGTAGTCAGAAATAAGGAACTTCTCGAGCTTGCCGGAGAAACGCCGTGTACTTTTCACCGTGCTTTCGACCGGACCGCAGATTTGGAAAAATCTATTCAAACTTTAATTAAATTAGGTTTCAAAACGGTGCTCACTTCCGGTGGAAAACCAACAGCCATGGAAGGAAAAGAGATGCTGAAAACTTTAATTGAAAAATATTCTGATCAAATTGAGATTCTGATTGGCGGCGGCGTACGTTCCAAAAATATTTTGGAATTAAAAAAGTTTACGGGCGGAAAAAGTTTTCATTCTTCTGCGATAAAGGATTATGATACCTTCGTTACCGACGATGAAATTAAAAAGTTGAAACTGTTAAGTTCTTAG
- the ctlX gene encoding citrulline utilization hydrolase CtlX, with the protein MQTANTVLMVEPIAFGYNSQTAQNNYFQVEQKEADIQEKALQEFNNFVAKLRDKGIQVITVKDTLEPHSPDSIFPNNWVSFHEDGRVALYPMFAPNRRVERRADILDTVRNEGFVIKEVDDLSSPENEDKFLEGTGSMIFDHDYKIAYGSVSLRLDEELFRDFCKQFDYTPVVFHSYQNVGNQRLPIYHTNVMMCVAEQFVVICLDCIDDELEREKVQEVIKSTEKEIIEITEEQLHQFAGNMLQVQNGEGTQFLVMSETAYKSLTPEQIQRIENYCEIIYADLNTIEVNGGGSARCMLAEVFLPKN; encoded by the coding sequence ATGCAAACAGCCAATACCGTTCTGATGGTAGAACCGATCGCTTTCGGTTACAATTCTCAAACTGCTCAAAACAATTATTTTCAGGTTGAACAAAAAGAAGCCGATATTCAGGAAAAAGCGCTTCAGGAATTCAATAATTTCGTTGCAAAACTTAGAGACAAAGGAATTCAGGTGATTACGGTGAAAGATACTTTAGAACCCCATTCCCCGGATTCTATTTTCCCGAATAACTGGGTGAGTTTTCATGAAGACGGAAGAGTGGCTTTGTACCCGATGTTTGCGCCCAACCGGAGAGTTGAAAGGCGCGCCGATATTTTAGATACCGTTCGCAATGAAGGCTTTGTAATTAAGGAGGTCGACGATTTATCATCTCCCGAAAATGAGGACAAATTTCTGGAAGGAACGGGAAGTATGATTTTCGACCATGACTATAAAATCGCCTACGGTTCTGTTTCTCTCCGTTTAGATGAAGAATTATTCCGTGATTTTTGTAAGCAGTTTGACTACACGCCGGTTGTTTTCCATTCGTATCAAAATGTCGGAAATCAAAGATTACCCATTTACCACACCAATGTGATGATGTGCGTTGCAGAACAGTTTGTGGTAATCTGCCTTGATTGTATCGATGATGAACTGGAAAGGGAAAAAGTACAGGAAGTCATCAAATCAACCGAAAAAGAAATCATTGAAATCACTGAAGAGCAGCTTCACCAGTTTGCAGGAAACATGTTACAGGTTCAAAATGGAGAAGGAACGCAATTTTTAGTGATGAGCGAAACGGCTTACAAATCACTGACTCCGGAACAAATTCAAAGAATAGAGAATTACTGCGAAATCATTTATGCCGATCTGAATACGATTGAAGTCAACGGCGGCGGAAGCGCAAGATGCATGCTGGCGGAAGTTTTCCTACCGAAGAATTAA
- a CDS encoding Rid family detoxifying hydrolase: MKKIISTSKAPAAIGPYAQANFVNGILYISGQIPFNSETGKIEEDIDKATHQVMKNLEAILTEAGLTFDNVVKATIFLKNMDDFAVMNDIYASYLNPESYPARETVQVSCLPRNVDIEISMIAHQF, translated from the coding sequence ATGAAAAAGATTATCTCTACTTCGAAAGCTCCAGCTGCGATTGGACCTTATGCACAAGCGAATTTTGTGAATGGAATCCTTTATATTTCCGGGCAGATTCCCTTTAATTCAGAAACTGGCAAAATAGAAGAAGACATTGATAAAGCGACTCATCAGGTGATGAAAAATTTAGAAGCGATTCTTACTGAAGCAGGACTCACCTTCGATAACGTGGTGAAAGCAACTATTTTCCTGAAAAACATGGATGATTTCGCCGTGATGAATGACATCTATGCCTCTTACCTTAACCCGGAAAGTTATCCGGCAAGAGAAACAGTTCAGGTATCTTGTTTACCGAGAAATGTAGACATTGAAATCTCTATGATCGCACATCAATTTTAA
- the rpsT gene encoding 30S ribosomal protein S20, which translates to MANHKSALKRIRQSEKRRVINRYYHKTARTVLKVLRNEEDKAAATLQLPSVISLLDKLVKKNIIHKNKAANLKSKLTKHVNKLA; encoded by the coding sequence ATGGCAAATCATAAATCAGCTCTGAAAAGAATCAGACAAAGCGAAAAGAGAAGAGTAATAAACAGATATTACCACAAGACTGCTAGAACGGTTTTGAAAGTATTGAGAAATGAAGAAGATAAAGCTGCCGCTACCTTACAGTTGCCATCAGTAATCTCTTTGTTAGACAAGTTGGTGAAGAAAAACATCATCCACAAAAACAAGGCGGCCAACCTTAAAAGTAAGTTGACTAAGCACGTTAATAAATTAGCGTAA
- a CDS encoding TonB-dependent receptor domain-containing protein, whose amino-acid sequence MKKLIITVPLLTGFVALAQGTQKNDSAKVQEIKEVVMTKKVFKKESDRFVYDVAASPVAKGNTAFGLLKETPLVSSTDDKTLKIAGKSNAVIYINGRVTQMDAESLVQFLKNTPAENIQKIEVITMPGSEYKVESSDGIINIVLKKKASNGLNGSLRMNNQQNYYNSTGAGLSLNYRKDKLGISTNINTSENIEEQYYILKNGNSTATNQSEGRITDPNKNLGGYLNIDYQLNDKNSLALTYNSRANRSYNSTVNLFNTTTDSVKNETDYTWTRSKEDARSYNNSANLNYELKTDSLGSKLNLNVAGLLYKRFQNSNNFTIASDQNGNDGGRLLKIYQEQPQVIHNFSATADYVQKFKKDLTVSFGGNFNKTKTDNDTKYDTYNYITNVVDPQPNHFLYDENIFGGYLTVEKVFSPKFSGKLGARYELTNSEGHSDNAQDENLRNIKRDYDKLLPYLSMNYAINDKNTISYAFSSRMRRPSFWELNPVRNILTEFNYTQNNPFVKASSVYNQELTYMYKSSYFLILSHSLTKDQITQVPLQGVIDGKNQLRYIRTNFGDKQQLSAMLGMQKTFFKGYLTSNFNIGVQRNMNNGSLNQDPLTGDIFPTYENHIASNSLLIQTNNNIRLDKNKTWFLGMNYFYVDQQQIELGQLHSLMSLDLNIKKIWDQWTFSLGLDDVLNTHKIVIEDYQQNGNYNYVNQNQYRRGVELTIVYNFGNQKVKKVRTIDSADKDIKNRTR is encoded by the coding sequence ATGAAAAAACTTATCATCACCGTCCCACTACTTACCGGATTTGTTGCTTTAGCACAGGGAACTCAAAAAAATGATTCTGCAAAAGTGCAGGAAATCAAAGAAGTCGTAATGACCAAAAAAGTGTTCAAAAAAGAAAGCGACCGTTTTGTATATGATGTTGCGGCTTCGCCAGTTGCTAAAGGAAATACTGCTTTCGGACTGTTAAAAGAAACTCCTTTGGTGTCTTCTACCGACGATAAAACTTTAAAAATTGCCGGAAAATCCAACGCCGTCATTTACATCAACGGAAGAGTTACGCAGATGGATGCAGAATCTTTGGTTCAGTTCTTAAAAAACACGCCGGCAGAAAATATCCAAAAAATCGAAGTGATTACCATGCCCGGAAGTGAATATAAAGTGGAATCTTCCGACGGAATCATCAATATTGTTTTGAAAAAGAAGGCCAGCAACGGTCTGAACGGAAGTTTGAGAATGAATAATCAGCAAAATTATTACAATTCTACAGGTGCCGGTTTAAGCCTGAACTACAGAAAAGACAAGTTGGGAATCAGCACCAACATCAACACCAGTGAAAATATAGAGGAGCAATATTATATTTTAAAAAACGGAAACAGCACCGCGACCAACCAGTCTGAAGGAAGAATTACAGATCCGAATAAAAATTTAGGAGGTTACCTGAATATTGATTATCAGTTGAATGACAAGAACAGTTTGGCATTAACGTATAATTCACGGGCGAACAGAAGTTATAATTCCACCGTCAATCTTTTTAATACCACGACCGATTCCGTTAAAAATGAAACCGATTATACCTGGACGAGAAGTAAAGAAGACGCGCGTTCTTATAACAATTCCGCGAATTTAAATTACGAGTTGAAGACCGATTCTCTGGGAAGTAAACTGAATCTGAATGTTGCAGGTTTACTGTACAAACGATTTCAAAATTCGAATAATTTCACCATCGCTTCTGATCAAAATGGAAATGATGGCGGAAGGCTTCTGAAAATTTATCAGGAACAGCCGCAAGTCATCCATAATTTTTCGGCAACCGCAGATTATGTTCAGAAGTTTAAAAAAGATTTAACTGTTTCTTTCGGTGGAAACTTCAACAAGACAAAAACTGATAATGACACCAAATACGATACGTACAACTATATTACAAATGTTGTAGATCCACAACCTAACCATTTCCTATATGATGAGAATATTTTTGGCGGTTATCTTACGGTTGAAAAAGTATTTTCCCCAAAATTCTCCGGTAAATTGGGCGCCCGGTATGAACTGACCAACAGCGAAGGCCACTCTGATAATGCGCAGGATGAAAACCTCAGAAATATCAAAAGAGATTATGACAAGCTGCTGCCATATCTGAGTATGAATTATGCAATTAATGACAAGAATACTATTTCCTACGCCTTTTCCAGCAGAATGAGAAGACCAAGTTTTTGGGAACTCAATCCGGTGCGGAATATTTTAACCGAATTTAATTATACCCAAAACAATCCTTTTGTAAAAGCATCTTCGGTCTATAATCAGGAATTGACTTATATGTATAAAAGTTCTTATTTTCTGATATTGAGTCACAGTTTAACCAAAGATCAGATCACCCAGGTTCCTTTGCAAGGCGTGATCGACGGGAAAAATCAGCTGAGATACATCCGGACGAATTTCGGTGACAAACAGCAGTTGAGTGCGATGCTTGGAATGCAGAAAACTTTCTTTAAAGGATATTTGACATCCAATTTTAATATCGGTGTGCAACGGAATATGAACAATGGAAGTTTGAATCAGGATCCCCTGACAGGCGATATTTTTCCAACCTACGAAAATCATATAGCGTCGAATAGTTTATTGATCCAAACCAATAATAATATCCGTCTCGACAAAAACAAAACCTGGTTTTTAGGGATGAATTATTTTTATGTTGACCAACAGCAAATTGAATTGGGACAACTTCACAGTTTGATGAGTTTAGATTTGAATATTAAAAAAATCTGGGATCAATGGACTTTCTCGCTTGGACTTGATGATGTTTTAAATACGCATAAAATAGTTATTGAAGATTACCAACAAAACGGGAATTACAATTATGTCAATCAAAATCAATACAGAAGAGGAGTGGAACTGACCATTGTCTATAACTTTGGAAACCAGAAGGTGAAAAAAGTTCGAACTATCGACAGCGCTGATAAAGACATTAAAAACAGAACCAGATAA
- a CDS encoding dimethylarginine dimethylaminohydrolase family protein encodes MKLNIKNETGKLKSVVLGQPNSLGAIPTLEESYDAKSYDTIQKGIYPTEKEVIHEMNEFEKILKKYGVQVFRPEIIENYNQVFARDVAFVIDDKMIISNVIADRADEQEAYRKIFEEVKWRDIINLPETAHIEGGDVIVWNDFLFIGTCFSEDYRNFKTARTNEYAINILKEYFPKKRILDFELKKNDREPYKGILHLDCTFNPVGTDKCIIYKDGFVDESDYLLILDIFGEENCFHVTDEEMFEMYPNIFSISPEIVVSDSSFTRMNNHLRNEWGMTVEEIPYREISKMGGLLRCSTMPLVRE; translated from the coding sequence ATGAAACTCAATATCAAAAATGAAACAGGAAAGCTTAAATCGGTTGTTCTGGGGCAGCCTAATTCTTTAGGAGCCATTCCCACTTTAGAGGAAAGTTACGATGCGAAATCTTATGACACCATTCAGAAAGGCATTTATCCTACCGAAAAAGAGGTCATACATGAGATGAACGAATTTGAAAAAATATTAAAAAAATACGGTGTTCAGGTATTCCGTCCGGAAATTATCGAAAATTACAATCAGGTTTTTGCCCGTGACGTCGCTTTTGTTATTGATGACAAAATGATTATTTCTAATGTGATTGCCGACCGTGCGGATGAACAGGAAGCCTACCGTAAGATTTTCGAGGAAGTGAAATGGAGAGACATCATCAATCTTCCAGAAACAGCCCACATCGAAGGTGGCGACGTAATCGTCTGGAACGATTTTCTTTTCATAGGAACCTGTTTTTCTGAAGATTACAGAAATTTCAAAACCGCCCGGACCAACGAATACGCCATTAATATCCTGAAGGAGTATTTTCCTAAAAAAAGAATTCTTGATTTTGAATTAAAGAAAAACGACCGCGAACCTTATAAAGGGATCTTGCATCTCGACTGTACTTTCAATCCTGTCGGGACCGATAAATGCATAATTTATAAAGACGGTTTTGTGGATGAAAGCGATTATCTTCTGATCCTGGATATTTTCGGTGAAGAAAACTGCTTTCATGTGACCGATGAAGAAATGTTCGAAATGTATCCTAATATTTTCTCGATTTCACCGGAAATCGTCGTTTCCGACTCCTCATTTACAAGAATGAACAATCACCTGAGAAACGAATGGGGAATGACGGTGGAAGAAATTCCGTATCGTGAGATTTCGAAAATGGGTGGCTTGCTCAGATGTTCTACGATGCCTTTGGTGAGGGAATAA
- a CDS encoding putative LPS assembly protein LptD yields the protein MVKTGFKNIPLVLIILIFNNFLAHLHAQNLTGNKIVAKTVPKSDTVVLKKEQLQAVVKTKADRTRNDIPKKMTYLNKNAQVKYQDMTIDADYISIDWDKSLVFARGELDSLGKIIKPAAAIQGGKTYEYDEFTYNIKTRQAIAFNARTEESEGVIVAEKTKKYNDSVFFMKRGKYTTDEYFIKKKDTIADYYLLAPNIKLIKGKNKSQVITGPIQMYIEQVPTPLIMPFAILPFSDKRSAGILIPSFGEREDVGFFLNSLGYYQPIGEHFDFKILADLYTKGSWNLKPEINYKKNYKYTGNFSADMGTTVRGIKGLADYSKTGTYRIAWRHQQDSKANPFLTFSASVDVVSNKFYNNTVNNNYAFNQNNLNAQQNSSVSIVKRFLTLPVTITGTSSYSQNFSTGLSDLKLPLMNVAINQFYLFKPKTGIRQGLLENITVNTGLNLNNYVQTNEGELFTKAMWDKMQTGLRNNITLGTNTTIAKFFTFSVSANVDNALTTKTLTRNYNPLTNKVEDLLNNKIAGYSSFSTSTSLQTVLYGMLNFKKNSSIQAIRHMMTPQIGFSYSPDFSAASFGYYKNYYNDRGEMTPYSIFDRGIIGSPNSGLVQALSFSVNNNLEMKVKSKKDSTGTKKLKIFESLNFNTNYNFAAPNHKWSLFSFSGQTTLFEKLNLNTNLTLEPYQIIFAPGSETGIRTENFGHFSIQGFNAQLSYPLSEAIFGEKEELAKKYKTKGEIRNEDYYFDEDHYARFKQPWTLNVNAQYGYTRTLTRFGNNVASLGLDGSIKLTPFWNITGNLYYDIVTKEIATTQLGFSRDQRSFTINFNWIPYGQYKVYDFFIGIKANILRDAVKYKDRSFTQPNAPF from the coding sequence TTGGTCAAAACTGGCTTCAAAAATATACCTCTCGTTTTAATTATCCTAATTTTTAACAATTTTTTAGCACATCTGCATGCTCAAAATTTGACTGGAAATAAGATAGTTGCTAAGACTGTACCCAAATCTGATACGGTTGTTCTAAAGAAAGAACAGTTGCAAGCAGTGGTGAAAACAAAAGCCGACCGCACCAGAAACGACATCCCAAAAAAGATGACCTACCTGAACAAAAATGCGCAGGTGAAATACCAGGACATGACCATCGATGCCGATTACATCTCTATTGACTGGGACAAGTCGCTGGTCTTTGCAAGAGGAGAACTCGATTCTTTGGGGAAGATTATAAAACCTGCAGCCGCCATTCAGGGAGGCAAAACTTACGAGTACGATGAGTTCACCTACAACATCAAAACCCGCCAGGCAATCGCTTTCAATGCCCGGACTGAGGAAAGCGAAGGGGTAATCGTTGCCGAAAAAACAAAGAAATATAACGATTCGGTCTTCTTTATGAAAAGAGGAAAATATACCACCGACGAATATTTCATCAAGAAAAAAGATACGATCGCGGATTACTATTTGCTCGCTCCCAACATTAAATTAATTAAAGGAAAAAATAAATCGCAGGTCATTACCGGACCGATTCAGATGTATATCGAACAGGTTCCTACGCCTTTGATTATGCCGTTTGCGATTTTACCCTTTTCGGATAAAAGAAGCGCAGGGATTTTAATTCCAAGTTTTGGTGAAAGAGAAGATGTTGGATTTTTCCTGAATTCTCTGGGCTATTACCAACCAATCGGGGAACATTTTGATTTCAAAATTCTGGCCGACCTCTATACCAAAGGAAGCTGGAATTTAAAACCTGAAATCAATTATAAAAAGAATTACAAATATACGGGGAACTTTTCTGCGGATATGGGAACAACTGTACGTGGGATAAAGGGTCTTGCCGATTATTCCAAAACCGGAACGTACCGGATTGCGTGGCGACACCAGCAGGACTCCAAAGCCAATCCATTTCTTACTTTCTCGGCATCCGTGGATGTGGTGAGCAACAAGTTCTATAATAATACCGTAAATAATAATTACGCCTTTAATCAAAACAACCTCAACGCGCAACAGAATTCATCAGTCAGTATTGTTAAAAGATTTCTGACTTTACCGGTCACCATTACAGGAACTTCTTCTTATTCTCAGAATTTCTCGACCGGTTTATCAGATTTAAAACTTCCGCTCATGAATGTGGCGATCAACCAGTTTTATTTATTCAAACCAAAGACGGGAATCCGACAAGGCTTATTAGAAAACATTACGGTAAATACAGGGCTGAACCTGAATAATTACGTGCAGACAAATGAGGGCGAGCTGTTTACCAAAGCGATGTGGGATAAAATGCAAACCGGACTCCGAAACAACATTACCTTAGGAACCAATACCACTATTGCGAAATTTTTCACATTCTCGGTTTCTGCGAATGTAGATAATGCGCTGACCACCAAAACACTGACGAGAAATTACAACCCACTTACCAATAAAGTAGAGGATCTGCTAAACAATAAAATCGCAGGATATTCTTCTTTCTCCACCAGCACGAGTTTACAGACTGTTCTGTACGGAATGTTAAATTTCAAAAAAAATTCATCCATTCAGGCGATTCGTCACATGATGACGCCGCAGATCGGCTTCAGTTATTCGCCGGATTTTTCTGCGGCCAGTTTCGGATATTATAAAAATTATTATAATGACCGTGGGGAAATGACGCCCTACTCTATTTTTGACCGCGGGATTATTGGCTCTCCCAACTCAGGTTTAGTACAGGCGCTAAGTTTTTCGGTCAATAATAATTTAGAGATGAAAGTAAAGTCTAAAAAAGACTCTACCGGAACGAAGAAGCTTAAGATTTTTGAAAGTTTAAATTTCAATACCAATTACAATTTCGCGGCACCCAATCATAAATGGTCGCTGTTCAGTTTCAGCGGACAAACCACCTTATTTGAAAAATTGAATTTGAACACCAACTTAACATTGGAGCCCTATCAGATTATTTTTGCCCCAGGAAGTGAAACCGGCATCAGAACAGAAAACTTCGGACATTTCAGCATACAGGGTTTCAATGCACAACTTTCTTATCCGTTGAGTGAAGCCATCTTTGGTGAAAAAGAAGAACTCGCGAAGAAATATAAAACCAAAGGAGAAATACGGAATGAAGATTATTATTTTGATGAAGATCATTACGCCAGATTTAAACAGCCCTGGACTTTAAATGTAAATGCACAGTATGGTTACACCCGAACCTTAACCCGATTCGGGAACAATGTAGCGTCATTAGGACTAGATGGCAGCATTAAATTAACGCCTTTTTGGAATATCACAGGAAACTTATATTACGATATTGTCACCAAAGAAATCGCGACCACGCAGTTAGGATTCTCCCGTGACCAAAGAAGTTTTACCATCAACTTTAACTGGATTCCCTATGGACAGTACAAAGTGTACGATTTCTTTATCGGAATCAAAGCCAACATTCTGCGTGATGCAGTGAAATATAAGGACCGAAGTTTCACCCAACCCAATGCGCCATTTTAA
- a CDS encoding N-acetylmuramoyl-L-alanine amidase family protein, producing MITDSFSFKKYLFLFFSLIFILPSAQKKFTIVLDAGHGGSDHGANRYYSELGTLREKDVTLAVVLKLGRMLEKSKDFKIIYTRKIDEFPSLTDRTTLANRSKADLFVSVHCNASTKTSPYGTETFVQGPDQNKTNLEVAKAENDVIFLDEKDRETFASYDPKSPESLIALKIQQSKYLESSLLFGSFVEGNFEKKNQRFSRGVKQQNLHVLRLNAMPSVLIETGFISNYEEGMYLASDKGQNEIAESIYDAIVSYKKAIERNGSIVNVPKEPERPAEIALKNDFRILLMSSPMKYNSSDPALKGLNYVLTIKDNDLYKYYYSVTNLASVRDNNLKTVKDAGFKNAVAISFVPHQKLGIGYYTLEVAVSDQKLSANSAVLNTLKDVIRTKEKGKFYYTYGKFSSLEEAVKVQNDLEGKGINNSVIQKISR from the coding sequence ATGATTACTGATAGTTTTTCTTTTAAAAAATATTTATTCCTTTTTTTCTCATTGATATTTATTCTTCCCAGTGCTCAAAAAAAGTTCACGATTGTCCTGGATGCGGGGCATGGTGGCTCTGATCATGGGGCAAACAGGTATTACAGTGAACTTGGAACTTTACGGGAAAAAGATGTTACCCTGGCTGTGGTATTGAAATTAGGGCGTATGCTCGAAAAAAGCAAGGATTTTAAAATCATATACACCCGGAAAATCGATGAATTTCCGTCATTAACCGATCGGACTACCTTAGCGAACCGGAGTAAAGCAGATTTATTCGTCTCCGTTCACTGCAATGCAAGTACGAAAACTTCGCCATATGGAACCGAAACCTTTGTGCAGGGTCCAGATCAGAATAAAACAAATCTTGAAGTGGCCAAAGCAGAAAATGATGTGATTTTCCTGGATGAAAAAGACCGCGAGACCTTTGCTTCGTACGATCCGAAATCTCCTGAATCATTAATTGCGCTTAAAATTCAGCAAAGTAAATATTTAGAAAGCAGTCTTCTCTTCGGCAGTTTTGTAGAAGGGAATTTTGAAAAAAAGAATCAGCGGTTTTCGCGGGGAGTAAAACAACAGAATCTTCACGTGCTGCGGTTAAACGCGATGCCTTCTGTTTTAATTGAAACCGGTTTCATCAGTAATTACGAGGAAGGAATGTATTTGGCCTCGGACAAGGGTCAAAATGAAATTGCGGAAAGTATTTATGACGCTATTGTAAGTTATAAAAAAGCGATTGAAAGAAATGGAAGCATTGTAAATGTGCCAAAAGAACCAGAGAGGCCGGCAGAAATCGCTTTGAAAAATGATTTCAGAATTTTACTGATGTCATCACCGATGAAGTATAACAGCAGTGATCCGGCTTTAAAAGGCCTGAATTACGTTCTAACGATCAAAGACAATGATTTGTATAAGTATTATTATAGCGTGACTAATTTGGCCTCTGTTCGGGATAATAATTTAAAAACGGTTAAAGATGCCGGCTTTAAAAATGCTGTGGCGATATCATTTGTACCCCATCAGAAATTAGGTATTGGTTATTATACTTTAGAAGTTGCGGTGAGTGATCAGAAATTAAGTGCCAATTCTGCGGTGCTCAATACCTTGAAAGACGTGATCCGCACAAAGGAGAAAGGCAAGTTCTACTATACCTACGGCAAGTTTTCCAGTTTAGAAGAAGCGGTAAAAGTGCAAAATGATCTGGAGGGAAAAGGAATTAATAATTCGGTGATTCAAAAAATTTCAAGATAA